One genomic window of Spiroplasma endosymbiont of Diplazon laetatorius includes the following:
- a CDS encoding Nif3-like dinuclear metal center hexameric protein, whose protein sequence is MNKIKANALINYLNDVFPQKNAAEWDKVGLQLEEVYNLESQDEVEHVVVCLDVTKEVINYAIENKSNFVISRHPFLFLDLEDEMKNLAKKEIYDLCIENEIQLFSIHTNYDNSDKQNIIDLLETQLNVKSVDKVGTFNEGYKIKLLRSISLQEAVEKLKFVFGKQQSLLTRKSDLEKEIDRIYLTPGSGASTMMDLQLQNTFFVTGEAKWSEWLYADQNNMDMLTLGHYMENHFIDDLENKLLKTFGDEVKISAFDIKNSFIVL, encoded by the coding sequence ATGAATAAAATTAAAGCCAATGCATTGATTAATTATTTAAACGATGTATTCCCACAAAAAAACGCAGCTGAGTGAGACAAAGTTGGGTTGCAACTTGAAGAAGTTTATAACTTAGAAAGTCAAGATGAAGTAGAACATGTAGTTGTTTGTCTTGATGTAACTAAAGAAGTTATAAATTATGCAATTGAAAACAAATCAAACTTTGTTATCAGTAGACATCCATTCTTATTCTTAGATTTAGAAGATGAGATGAAAAACTTAGCTAAAAAAGAAATTTATGATTTATGTATTGAAAATGAAATTCAATTATTTTCAATTCACACAAATTATGACAATAGTGATAAACAAAACATTATAGATTTACTTGAAACACAATTAAATGTTAAGAGTGTTGATAAAGTAGGAACTTTCAATGAAGGTTACAAAATAAAATTATTAAGATCTATTAGTTTACAAGAAGCTGTTGAAAAACTAAAATTTGTTTTCGGAAAACAACAATCATTGTTAACTAGAAAATCTGATTTAGAAAAAGAAATTGACAGAATTTATTTAACACCAGGTAGTGGGGCATCAACTATGATGGACTTACAGTTACAAAATACATTTTTTGTAACTGGTGAAGCTAAATGAAGTGAATGACTTTATGCAGATCAAAATAACATGGATATGTTAACTTTAGGTCATTATATGGAAAATCACTTTATTGATGACTTAGAAAATAAATTATTAAAAACTTTCGGTGATGAAGTAAAAATAAGTGCATTTGATATTAAAAACTCATTTATAGTTTTATAA
- a CDS encoding class I SAM-dependent methyltransferase, protein MSFLTPRLFSLASLITEGEVVADIGTDHAYLPIYLAKDGKAKKIYATDVALGPLNVAKNNLASFGVADKVETILADGIEWTIPNKIKLDSCIIAGMGSTSILDILKKDNENIYSYIIASNTSLEPIRQWTKDKKYLVEKEIIVEDNKIIYEIIKINKFAGTKIKNRNDILFGPLLIKDEKNKLFLQKWLEEEEKLFNLLQQIPKKDKNYKATLKRKKEISKLLKRRTLINE, encoded by the coding sequence TTGAGTTTTTTAACTCCTCGCTTATTTTCGTTAGCAAGTTTAATAACAGAAGGTGAAGTGGTTGCTGATATAGGAACTGATCACGCTTATCTTCCAATTTACTTAGCTAAAGATGGTAAAGCAAAAAAAATATATGCAACAGATGTGGCACTAGGTCCACTTAATGTTGCAAAAAATAATCTGGCATCATTTGGTGTTGCAGATAAAGTAGAAACAATATTAGCAGACGGTATAGAATGAACAATACCAAACAAAATAAAATTAGATTCTTGTATTATTGCAGGAATGGGTTCAACTTCTATTTTAGATATTCTAAAAAAAGATAATGAAAATATTTATTCATACATAATTGCTTCAAACACAAGTTTAGAACCAATTAGACAATGAACTAAAGATAAAAAATATCTTGTAGAAAAAGAAATAATAGTTGAAGATAACAAAATTATTTATGAAATTATTAAAATAAATAAATTTGCTGGTACTAAAATAAAAAACAGAAATGATATTTTATTTGGTCCATTACTAATTAAAGATGAAAAGAATAAATTATTCTTACAAAAATGATTAGAAGAAGAAGAAAAACTTTTTAATCTATTGCAACAAATTCCTAAAAAGGATAAAAATTATAAAGCTACATTAAAAAGAAAAAAAGAAATTAGTAAATTATTAAAAAGGAGAACTTTAATTAATGAATAA
- a CDS encoding sigma-70 family RNA polymerase sigma factor gives MALNLKKFETMEEFKEYLWNYLDKNDNEIAQEEIQEVIFKKFQDIDEEEISALFDELAKREVNFTDDFIEEDEEDEEESDDDADELEGEFRKRDKERKDLKKANENNTPVKYRVGGISNETKIQDIIKSYFNQIGSSKILTKDEEVEYAKMLEDSDPEIAKEGRDKLITSNLKLVISVARKHLNRGLDFADLIEEGNIGLMKAVDKFDYKKGFKFSTYATWWIRQAITRAIADQARTIRIPVHMVETINKLTRIERQLTQELGREPTSKEIAKTFGKGITPQKVIEIKKLSIEPVSLEKPFGDEDDTHFGDFVEDKDISSPDEYAEKEALREVIDEVFSDILAPREEKVVRMRFGILPTKLRTLVRLAQECDDDSYEELKQSIADLDIHYDTSIEKIQKYKNPMIQLHLSKYDSPKTLEEVGKELKVTRERIRQIEAKTIRKFKPSASNPKAKALRDFFKG, from the coding sequence ATGGCATTAAATTTAAAAAAATTTGAAACAATGGAAGAATTCAAAGAATATCTTTGAAATTACTTAGACAAAAATGATAATGAAATAGCTCAAGAAGAAATTCAAGAAGTTATTTTCAAAAAATTCCAAGATATAGATGAAGAAGAAATTTCAGCTTTATTTGATGAATTAGCAAAAAGAGAAGTTAACTTTACAGATGACTTTATCGAAGAAGATGAAGAAGACGAAGAAGAATCAGATGATGATGCTGATGAACTTGAAGGTGAATTCAGAAAAAGAGATAAAGAAAGAAAAGATTTAAAGAAAGCTAATGAAAACAATACTCCAGTTAAATATAGAGTTGGTGGAATTAGTAATGAAACAAAAATTCAAGATATTATTAAATCTTACTTTAACCAAATTGGATCATCAAAAATCTTAACAAAAGATGAAGAAGTTGAATATGCAAAAATGTTAGAAGATTCAGATCCAGAAATTGCAAAAGAAGGTAGAGATAAATTAATTACTTCTAACTTAAAACTTGTTATTTCTGTTGCAAGAAAACATTTAAACAGAGGATTAGACTTTGCAGACTTAATTGAAGAAGGAAACATTGGTTTAATGAAAGCTGTTGATAAATTTGATTACAAAAAAGGATTCAAATTCTCAACTTATGCAACATGATGAATTCGTCAAGCAATCACAAGAGCTATTGCTGACCAAGCTAGAACAATTCGTATTCCAGTTCACATGGTTGAAACAATTAATAAACTTACAAGAATTGAAAGACAATTAACTCAAGAGTTAGGAAGAGAACCTACATCAAAAGAAATTGCAAAAACTTTTGGAAAAGGAATTACTCCACAAAAAGTTATTGAAATTAAAAAATTATCAATTGAACCAGTTAGTTTAGAAAAACCATTTGGTGATGAAGATGATACTCACTTTGGAGACTTTGTTGAAGATAAAGATATTTCATCTCCAGATGAATATGCAGAAAAAGAAGCTTTAAGAGAAGTTATTGATGAAGTATTCAGTGACATACTTGCACCAAGAGAAGAAAAAGTTGTTAGAATGAGATTTGGTATCTTACCAACTAAATTAAGAACTTTAGTAAGACTTGCACAAGAATGTGATGATGATAGTTATGAAGAATTAAAACAATCAATTGCTGATTTAGATATTCACTATGATACATCAATTGAAAAAATTCAAAAATACAAGAATCCAATGATTCAATTACATCTTTCAAAATATGATTCACCAAAAACTTTAGAAGAAGTTGGTAAAGAACTAAAAGTTACAAGAGAAAGAATTAGACAAATTGAAGCAAAAACAATTAGAAAATTCAAACCATCTGCATCAAATCCTAAAGCAAAAGCTTTAAGAGATTTCTTTAAAGGATAA
- the ispH gene encoding 4-hydroxy-3-methylbut-2-enyl diphosphate reductase, whose product MNVIKVSPRGFCLGVVKSIKMAKDAVKMYPDKQIYMIGLLVHNKIIVNELEELGITAIDDWKKSRLDIIKTIPKGSVVIFSAHGTDPKVVKAAEELELIVVDTKCEWVLETEEVIEKYLKLGFDIIFIGKHHHPETIALTSLDENKIHLVTNLEEVEQLEITNTDVFITNQTTLSIIDTELIYKKVQEKYPNVVYKNDICEATLVRQQAVLDLDPNQIDLLYVVGDERSNNTLKLVELAQNKGIRTIRINRKEEINLDDLNGVETVAVTAGASTSSIIQNQFIKYLEELKNETN is encoded by the coding sequence ATGAATGTTATAAAAGTAAGTCCAAGAGGTTTTTGTCTTGGAGTTGTTAAATCAATAAAAATGGCAAAAGATGCAGTTAAAATGTATCCTGATAAACAAATATATATGATAGGTCTTTTAGTTCATAACAAGATAATAGTAAATGAATTAGAAGAATTAGGTATAACTGCAATAGATGATTGAAAAAAATCTCGCTTAGACATCATAAAAACAATACCTAAAGGTAGTGTTGTTATATTTTCAGCTCATGGAACAGATCCAAAAGTAGTAAAAGCAGCTGAAGAATTAGAATTAATAGTTGTTGATACAAAATGTGAATGAGTTTTAGAAACAGAAGAAGTAATAGAAAAGTATTTAAAACTTGGTTTTGACATTATATTCATAGGAAAACACCATCACCCAGAAACAATTGCTTTAACTAGTTTAGATGAAAACAAAATTCATTTAGTAACAAATTTAGAAGAAGTTGAACAATTAGAAATAACAAATACAGATGTATTTATTACAAACCAAACAACACTTTCAATAATAGATACTGAATTAATTTATAAAAAGGTCCAAGAGAAATATCCAAATGTAGTTTATAAAAACGATATTTGTGAAGCTACACTCGTAAGACAACAAGCAGTTTTAGATTTAGATCCAAATCAAATTGATTTATTATATGTTGTTGGAGATGAGAGAAGTAATAATACTTTAAAATTAGTTGAGTTAGCTCAAAACAAAGGTATAAGAACAATAAGAATAAACAGAAAAGAAGAAATCAATTTAGATGACTTAAATGGAGTTGAAACAGTAGCAGTAACTGCCGGAGCTTCTACTTCAAGTATTATTCAAAATCAATTTATAAAATATTTAGAAGAATTAAAAAACGAAACTAACTAG